The following proteins come from a genomic window of Aequorivita marisscotiae:
- a CDS encoding IMPACT family protein → MDSEKDTYKTILKPSKEVLFKEKGSKFFGYAFPVTSEENIKEHLDALKKQHHSARHWCYAWQLGKGYEHYRANDDGEPSNSAGMPIYGQLQSFDVTNILVVVVRYFGGTKLGVGGLIQAYKTTAQMALETCKILKRTIDESYVLKFEYPEMNTVMRIIKDEDLKLINQKMELSCEFEIAVRKKDAERIFELFKNTYKVTIKQLTD, encoded by the coding sequence TTGGATAGTGAAAAAGATACATATAAAACCATTTTAAAACCCTCCAAAGAAGTACTTTTTAAAGAAAAAGGAAGTAAGTTTTTTGGATATGCGTTTCCTGTTACTTCGGAAGAAAATATAAAGGAACACCTTGACGCGCTCAAAAAACAGCATCACAGCGCCCGACACTGGTGCTACGCATGGCAGTTGGGCAAAGGGTACGAACACTACCGCGCAAACGACGACGGCGAACCTTCTAACAGTGCAGGTATGCCTATTTACGGCCAATTACAGTCTTTTGATGTTACAAATATTCTGGTTGTGGTTGTGCGATATTTTGGCGGCACAAAATTGGGGGTGGGCGGATTAATCCAAGCGTATAAAACTACTGCGCAAATGGCTTTGGAAACTTGCAAAATTTTAAAAAGAACCATCGACGAATCCTATGTGTTAAAATTTGAATACCCCGAAATGAATACCGTAATGCGAATTATAAAAGATGAAGATTTAAAATTGATAAATCAAAAAATGGAGCTTAGTTGTGAATTTGAAATTGCAGTTCGGAAAAAAGATGCGGAACGTATTTTTGAGCTATTTAAAAATACGTACAAAGTAACCATCAAACAATTAACGGATTAA